A window of Sphingobium sp. Cam5-1 genomic DNA:
CGCGCGCCATGAGCGGCGAGGGCTTGAGACGCGCGAGCAGCGCATCGAGCCGGGATTCAGCCTTGATCTTCCAGATACGAAACATTCGATAACTCCTATCTTCGCCTTACGAACCAATCCGCGCGTGTTGGGCGCGGCCGAAAACATCCCACGCAGGCGGTGCAGGCGGTGGAGCCGCCTCCATGTTCTCCGCTGCGATTTCCGCCAGCTCCACCGGCACACGACCGGCGCCAGTGTCGCTCATGGCGGCGCTGGCGGGCTGATCGCCCACGATGACAGTCGGGATTGCGGTCGCAGGCCGACCGCTGACGCGGCGACCTGCGTTCTCCACGCGGGCGACATAGCCGTTGCGGAAACCTCTCGATTGAGAGCCTGTGTTATACATGCTGAGTGCGACCCGAAGGGCCTCTTGCGGGGTGCGCCCCGTCTTGGCCGAACGGAAATTGGACAGGAGCACCCGGCCTGCCGCTTCGATATTGGAGCACTGCTTGAAAACAGTGTCCCACGTTAGGCCGAGCCATCCCATGTTGCGTGAATTGATTTGGCCGAGGCCGAGATCCACGCTGTAGCCGCGAGCCACATAGGAGCGCGCGGTTGCGATGGCCTCAGCCTCATTACGCGGACGGCGAGGCTGACTGGCCACGCCGTTGACGTTGATCGCAAAAACATAGTTCGAAGATTCCGCATCCACGATCGCGGCGATCGTATGCGGCGCTACCGCTGG
This region includes:
- a CDS encoding lytic transglycosylase domain-containing protein, producing MFLETGAVLSLAAQCAPAVAPHTIAAIVDAESSNYVFAINVNGVASQPRRPRNEAEAIATARSYVARGYSVDLGLGQINSRNMGWLGLTWDTVFKQCSNIEAAGRVLLSNFRSAKTGRTPQEALRVALSMYNTGSQSRGFRNGYVARVENAGRRVSGRPATAIPTVIVGDQPASAAMSDTGAGRVPVELAEIAAENMEAAPPPAPPAWDVFGRAQHARIGS